A DNA window from Christiangramia salexigens contains the following coding sequences:
- a CDS encoding FtsW/RodA/SpoVE family cell cycle protein produces MSNIFSNLKGDKVIWAVAGLLAIFSFLPVYSASSNLAYLHGDGSTSGYLVVHFFHLLLGFCLLFAVHKVPYRYFRGISILFLPVVIVLLIFTIAQGTTIDGAYASRWIRIPVLNVSFQSSTLASVVLMVYVARYLSKITEKTVNFKETILPLWLPVFAVLILILPANFSTTAIVFAMTLVLMFLGGYPLKYLGAIVGVGIVVLSIFVLTAKAFPGLLPNRVDTWSSRIETFFDDEEGAEQYQVEKAKIAIAQGGITGTGIGKSVQRNFLPQSSSDFIYAIIVEEMGLIGAFGVMLAYLLLLFRIVIVATKANSVFGKLVVMGVGLPVVFQALINMGVAVELFPVTGQTLPLVSSGGTSIWMTCIALGIILSVSAEREEIKETENKHLENEEENPLDILSEAI; encoded by the coding sequence ATGAGTAATATTTTTTCAAATCTAAAGGGAGACAAGGTGATCTGGGCAGTAGCCGGCTTGTTGGCAATATTTTCTTTTTTGCCGGTATACAGCGCCAGTAGTAATCTTGCTTATCTTCATGGAGATGGAAGTACTTCAGGATATCTGGTTGTACACTTTTTCCATTTACTTTTAGGTTTTTGCTTGCTCTTTGCGGTTCATAAAGTACCATATCGATACTTCCGTGGAATATCGATCCTGTTCCTGCCTGTGGTTATTGTTTTGCTGATTTTTACCATAGCTCAGGGGACTACTATAGACGGTGCATATGCCAGCCGGTGGATTAGAATTCCGGTCTTAAATGTGTCTTTTCAGTCTTCAACATTAGCATCGGTAGTGCTAATGGTTTATGTAGCCAGATATTTATCTAAAATAACCGAAAAAACAGTCAATTTTAAGGAGACAATTCTTCCTCTTTGGTTGCCTGTTTTCGCTGTATTAATCTTAATTTTGCCGGCCAATTTCTCTACAACAGCCATCGTTTTTGCTATGACGCTGGTACTGATGTTCTTAGGTGGATATCCCTTGAAATACCTTGGTGCCATAGTAGGTGTGGGCATTGTTGTGCTTAGCATTTTCGTGCTTACCGCAAAGGCATTCCCGGGTCTCTTACCCAACAGGGTGGATACCTGGAGTAGCAGGATAGAAACGTTTTTTGATGATGAAGAAGGAGCAGAACAGTATCAGGTGGAAAAAGCCAAGATCGCGATAGCCCAGGGAGGTATTACCGGAACCGGAATTGGTAAAAGTGTACAACGAAATTTTCTGCCACAATCCTCTTCAGATTTTATCTATGCGATCATAGTTGAAGAAATGGGATTAATTGGAGCTTTCGGCGTTATGCTGGCTTATTTACTTCTGTTATTCAGGATCGTGATAGTTGCAACCAAAGCGAATTCGGTCTTTGGAAAACTGGTGGTGATGGGAGTTGGTTTGCCGGTTGTCTTCCAAGCATTGATCAATATGGGTGTGGCTGTAGAATTATTTCCGGTTACCGGGCAAACTCTGCCACTTGTTAGCAGTGGAGGTACTTCTATATGGATGACCTGTATTGCACTAGGAATAATTTTAAGCGTTAGCGCTGAAAGAGAAGAAATAAAGGAAACTGAAAATAAGCATTTGGAAAATGAAGAGGAAAATCCTCTTGATATTTTAAGTGAAGCGATATGA
- the murG gene encoding undecaprenyldiphospho-muramoylpentapeptide beta-N-acetylglucosaminyltransferase has product MKKGLRVILSGGGTGGHIYPAIAIADEIKRRNPDAEILFVGARDRMEMEKVPQAGYEIKGLWISGLQRKLSLKNLAFPFKLLSSLSNSRKIINSFKPDIVIGTGGFASGPLLRVAISKGIPTLIQEQNSLPGITNKILAKYANTICAAYEKVKEVFPAERTIITGNPVRQDLLKVNELREEAREYFGLSANKKTVLVLGGSLGARRINKLIETYLSKFGEENVQLIWQIGKLYYSEYKKYESDNVRTREFLNRMDLAYAAADVIISRAGAGSVSELCIVGKPVLFIPSPNVAENHQAKNAMAVTSKDAALMITEDELAERFDPCFFQFLKDEKRLNTFSRNIKKLALPNATSDIVDEVEKLIEKQKK; this is encoded by the coding sequence ATGAAAAAGGGTCTAAGGGTCATATTATCAGGAGGCGGCACCGGGGGGCATATTTATCCCGCGATTGCCATTGCAGATGAAATAAAAAGGAGAAATCCTGATGCTGAGATATTATTTGTTGGCGCCCGGGACCGAATGGAAATGGAAAAAGTGCCTCAAGCTGGTTATGAGATCAAGGGATTGTGGATTAGTGGTCTGCAGCGAAAGTTGAGTCTTAAGAATCTGGCTTTCCCTTTCAAATTATTGAGCAGTCTTTCCAATTCACGAAAAATAATTAACTCTTTTAAACCAGATATCGTAATTGGTACTGGTGGATTTGCAAGTGGGCCTTTGCTAAGAGTGGCAATTTCTAAAGGAATCCCAACTTTAATACAGGAACAGAATTCGCTGCCCGGTATTACAAATAAGATCCTTGCCAAGTATGCAAATACTATCTGTGCTGCCTACGAAAAAGTAAAGGAAGTGTTTCCGGCCGAAAGAACGATCATTACAGGAAATCCGGTAAGACAGGATCTTTTAAAGGTAAATGAATTGAGAGAAGAGGCTCGGGAATATTTTGGGCTGTCTGCAAACAAAAAAACAGTTCTGGTACTTGGAGGAAGTTTGGGGGCCAGAAGGATAAATAAGCTTATTGAAACCTATCTGAGTAAATTCGGTGAAGAGAATGTACAATTGATCTGGCAGATCGGTAAGCTGTATTATTCAGAATACAAGAAGTATGAATCTGATAATGTTAGGACCCGTGAGTTTTTGAATCGCATGGATCTCGCATATGCGGCGGCAGATGTAATTATCTCGAGAGCCGGTGCCGGAAGTGTTTCAGAATTATGCATAGTTGGGAAACCGGTACTCTTTATTCCATCTCCGAATGTAGCTGAAAATCATCAGGCAAAAAATGCAATGGCGGTTACAAGTAAAGATGCGGCCCTAATGATTACAGAAGATGAGCTCGCAGAGCGTTTTGATCCTTGTTTCTTTCAATTTCTGAAAGATGAAAAACGATTGAATACGTTCTCCAGAAATATAAAAAAACTGGCGTTGCCTAACGCGACATCAGATATTGTTGATGAAGTTGAAAAACTAATTGAAAAGCAAAAAAAGTAA
- the murC gene encoding UDP-N-acetylmuramate--L-alanine ligase, which yields MKDLNHIQNFYFIGIGGIGMSAIARYLKANGKYVAGYDRTSSELTRKLEEEGIEVCYEDQLELVPKAITEEPENSVIVYTPAIPKDHKQFNKLKDQGFELIKRAQLLGVISQNKFTLAVAGTHGKTTTTAILGHLLKETGAEVTAFLGGISEDIQSNLILKGNKVIVVEADEFDRSFLNLSPNFAAVTSMDADHLDIYGDKSELEKSFREFAAKIPKDGKLFVKNGLPLEGIKIGVEDDSDYSALDVRIENGHYVFDLKTPTKNIKELKFNLPGKHNLLNAVTALAMAIEYGSPTDDDLARALFSFKGVKRRFSYKIKRDDLVLIDDYAHHPTEISAVHQAVREMYPNKKVIAVFQPHLFSRTRDFAEDFASSLSGFDEVLIMDIYPARELPIKGISSAWLLEKISNSNKELVSKDEILGKLKSTDSEVIVMMGAGDIGEEVEKVKKALLNEA from the coding sequence GTGAAAGACCTTAACCACATACAAAACTTTTATTTCATCGGTATAGGTGGAATAGGGATGAGTGCCATTGCCAGGTATTTAAAGGCAAACGGTAAGTATGTGGCGGGTTATGACAGAACCTCGTCAGAATTAACCAGAAAACTGGAAGAGGAGGGTATTGAAGTTTGCTATGAAGATCAATTGGAATTGGTGCCTAAAGCGATTACGGAAGAACCAGAAAACTCTGTGATCGTTTATACTCCTGCGATCCCTAAGGATCATAAACAGTTTAATAAACTTAAAGATCAGGGCTTTGAGCTCATAAAGAGAGCTCAGTTACTTGGTGTGATAAGTCAGAATAAATTCACCTTGGCAGTTGCAGGAACGCATGGAAAGACTACTACTACTGCAATTCTGGGGCACCTTCTTAAAGAAACAGGTGCAGAGGTTACTGCATTTTTAGGAGGTATTAGTGAGGATATTCAGTCCAATCTTATCTTAAAAGGAAATAAGGTGATCGTTGTTGAGGCCGATGAATTCGACCGTTCATTTTTAAATTTGTCACCCAACTTTGCTGCGGTAACCTCTATGGATGCCGATCATCTGGATATTTACGGTGATAAATCTGAGCTTGAGAAATCATTCAGGGAATTCGCTGCGAAAATTCCTAAGGATGGTAAGCTATTTGTGAAAAATGGTTTGCCGCTGGAAGGTATAAAGATCGGTGTTGAAGATGATAGTGACTATTCGGCGCTAGATGTTAGAATAGAGAACGGTCATTATGTTTTTGATCTTAAAACACCTACTAAGAATATAAAAGAATTAAAATTTAATCTGCCCGGGAAACATAATTTGCTGAATGCGGTAACAGCTCTGGCAATGGCAATCGAATACGGTTCCCCAACCGACGATGATCTTGCCAGAGCTCTATTCAGTTTTAAAGGCGTTAAACGCAGGTTTAGTTATAAAATCAAAAGGGATGATCTTGTGCTAATTGACGATTATGCACATCATCCAACCGAAATTTCTGCGGTTCACCAGGCCGTTCGTGAAATGTACCCCAACAAAAAAGTAATTGCGGTTTTTCAGCCTCACTTGTTTAGCCGTACCCGCGATTTTGCAGAAGATTTTGCCTCCAGCCTTTCCGGTTTCGATGAGGTATTAATAATGGATATTTATCCTGCCAGAGAATTGCCTATAAAGGGAATTTCTTCAGCATGGTTGCTGGAAAAAATTTCAAACTCTAATAAAGAACTAGTTTCTAAAGATGAGATACTTGGAAAATTGAAGTCAACAGATTCTGAAGTTATTGTAATGATGGGTGCTGGAGACATAGGAGAAGAGGTAGAAAAAGTGAAAAAAGCATTGTTGAATGAAGCTTAA
- a CDS encoding cell division protein FtsQ/DivIB, whose amino-acid sequence MKLNMNYIKALILVLVVSFLYGFAAERHKSRGISDIKVRFTENENLYVTEQVVNKLLIQNNGADSGIDKETLDLNKVESLLNSHEMIENAEVYLTLDGKLEAEVSQRKPIGRIVGNSSFYLDRNGKVMPLSEFYTARVPLMFGFNESNVSKVYPILQHIKNDEFLTRHITGLKRLKGDKYKIELRELDFDLFFGDSGNVALKFNNFKAFYKKALKENKLDTYKKVNLQFGDQVVCTKK is encoded by the coding sequence ATGAAGCTTAATATGAACTACATAAAGGCCTTGATTTTAGTGCTTGTGGTAAGCTTTTTATACGGTTTTGCTGCAGAACGGCATAAGAGTCGGGGAATCAGCGATATAAAGGTTCGTTTTACGGAAAACGAAAATCTCTATGTTACTGAGCAAGTGGTTAATAAATTGTTAATACAAAATAATGGAGCCGACTCAGGTATAGATAAAGAAACTTTAGATTTGAATAAGGTAGAGTCCCTTTTAAATAGCCATGAGATGATCGAAAACGCTGAAGTTTATTTAACCCTGGACGGGAAACTTGAAGCTGAAGTAAGTCAGAGAAAACCTATTGGCAGAATAGTTGGAAACTCTTCCTTTTATTTGGATAGAAATGGGAAAGTGATGCCGCTTTCTGAATTCTATACGGCAAGGGTGCCATTGATGTTTGGCTTTAATGAAAGCAATGTATCAAAGGTTTATCCTATCCTTCAGCATATTAAAAATGATGAATTTTTAACGAGGCATATTACCGGGTTGAAAAGGCTGAAGGGCGACAAGTACAAGATCGAATTAAGAGAATTGGATTTCGATCTATTTTTTGGAGATTCAGGCAATGTAGCTTTGAAGTTCAACAACTTTAAAGCTTTCTATAAAAAAGCACTAAAGGAAAATAAATTAGATACCTACAAAAAAGTGAATTTACAATTTGGTGATCAGGTTGTATGCACTAAAAAATAG
- the ftsA gene encoding cell division protein FtsA encodes MEQNDIAVGLDIGTTKIVAMIGRKNEYGKVEIIGIGKSKSLGVHRGVVNNITQTIQSIQQAIQEAEADSGLKISEVVVGIAGQHIRSLQHSDYITRPNPDEVIDADDIHTLCNQVHKLVMLPGEEIIHVLPQEFKVDGQAEIKEPIGMYGGRLEANFHVVVGQVSSIRNIGRCVKSAGLELSAVTLEPLASANAVLSQEEKEAGVALIDIGGGTTDLAIFKDGIIRHTAVIPFGGNVITEDIKEGCSIIEKQAELLKIKFGSAWPGENKDNEIVSIPGLRGREPKEITLKNLSKIIHARVVEIIEQVYLEIKNYGHDEQKKKLIAGLVLTGGGAQLKHLKQLAEYITGMDTRIGFPNEHLAGTNDSETTSPVYATAVGLVMNSLEKSKNKYQEEASLSNAQPESTSEENDSDFEDRDDEVHEQETSKRVARKSIFDKWAEKFKDFLDNAE; translated from the coding sequence ATGGAACAGAACGATATTGCAGTAGGATTAGATATTGGGACAACGAAGATTGTGGCTATGATAGGTCGCAAAAATGAGTATGGTAAGGTTGAGATTATTGGTATTGGAAAATCAAAGTCTCTTGGTGTACACAGAGGTGTGGTAAATAATATTACGCAGACCATCCAGTCTATTCAGCAGGCAATACAGGAAGCAGAAGCCGATAGCGGCCTTAAGATTAGTGAGGTAGTTGTTGGGATTGCGGGACAACATATTCGCAGTCTTCAGCATAGTGATTATATCACAAGACCTAATCCCGATGAAGTAATAGATGCAGACGATATTCATACCCTATGTAACCAGGTTCATAAACTGGTTATGCTGCCTGGAGAAGAGATCATACATGTGCTTCCTCAGGAATTTAAGGTAGACGGTCAGGCGGAAATTAAAGAGCCAATTGGAATGTATGGAGGCAGGCTTGAAGCAAACTTCCATGTAGTAGTGGGTCAGGTTTCTTCTATCAGGAATATTGGAAGATGTGTGAAAAGTGCCGGTCTGGAACTTTCTGCAGTAACACTGGAGCCACTTGCTTCGGCTAACGCAGTTTTAAGTCAGGAAGAAAAAGAAGCTGGTGTTGCGCTGATTGATATAGGTGGAGGTACCACAGACCTTGCGATTTTTAAGGATGGAATTATAAGGCATACAGCTGTTATTCCGTTTGGTGGTAACGTGATCACAGAAGATATCAAGGAAGGCTGTTCCATTATTGAAAAGCAGGCGGAGTTATTGAAGATAAAATTTGGATCTGCATGGCCCGGAGAAAATAAGGATAATGAGATCGTATCTATTCCGGGATTGAGAGGTAGAGAGCCAAAAGAGATCACATTGAAAAACCTTTCAAAGATCATTCATGCCCGTGTAGTAGAGATCATTGAGCAGGTTTATCTGGAGATTAAGAACTACGGTCATGATGAGCAGAAAAAGAAACTCATCGCCGGACTGGTTCTTACCGGAGGTGGCGCACAGCTTAAGCATTTAAAGCAGCTTGCAGAATATATTACGGGGATGGACACCAGGATTGGATTCCCTAACGAACACCTTGCCGGAACTAATGATTCAGAAACCACCAGCCCGGTTTATGCAACCGCAGTAGGATTGGTAATGAACAGTCTGGAAAAGAGTAAAAATAAATATCAGGAGGAAGCATCGCTTTCTAATGCACAGCCTGAAAGTACTTCAGAGGAGAATGATTCCGATTTTGAGGATAGAGACGATGAAGTTCACGAACAGGAAACTTCTAAAAGGGTTGCCCGCAAAAGCATTTTTGATAAATGGGCAGAGAAGTTTAAAGATTTTTTAGATAACGCAGAGTAA
- the ftsZ gene encoding cell division protein FtsZ codes for MSSTEFGDISFDLPKNQSNVIKVIGVGGGGSNAINHMFQLGIKGVDFVICNTDAQALENSPVPNKIQLGVTLTEGLGAGANPEIGEKAAVESFEEIKQMLDSNTKMVFITAGMGGGTGTGAAPIIAKQAKELDILTVGIVTIPFQFEGRNRNEQAQLGVERLRSHVDSLIVINNNKLREVYGNLGFKAGFSKADEVLATASRGIAEVITHHYTQNIDLRDAKTVLSNSGTAIMGSAHASGASRATDAIMKALDSPLLNDNKITGAKNVLLLIVSGNEEITIDEIGEINDHIQLEAGHSANIIMGVGEDESLEDAIAVTIIATGFDVEQQNEITNTETKKIIHTLEDEQRAEHDLSPKQSAPVSEPIQNNVQDSAEPEMKQETQEKESKIVHTLDDSVEEVDEVGRVHSKEDDNLKTPDFARKMDVVYDEIDPDEFIINDTSEEAKGIEVNEPEEVKTESEDQFMFTFDIPLNKQEEKEPSETPQSKEVKKHSLYEEEEKEARNIKVNEPVEIIPVTESSAQGIKRYSLDDYMEMEQRLENSKAPQKKQEERDETIELKKKTVEPKPEVERNTDDNNPFDNPISSEVVRQRTAERKAKMKEFNYKFRTGSSQIDEIEKQPAYKRAGIELDNSKPGEGKLSRTSIEQDENNDLHFRRNNSFLHDNVD; via the coding sequence ATGAGCAGTACAGAATTTGGAGACATCTCATTCGATTTACCAAAGAACCAATCGAACGTCATCAAAGTGATTGGAGTAGGTGGTGGAGGAAGCAACGCCATTAACCACATGTTCCAGTTGGGGATTAAAGGTGTTGATTTCGTGATATGCAACACAGATGCCCAGGCACTTGAGAACAGTCCGGTTCCAAATAAGATTCAGTTAGGGGTAACCTTAACAGAGGGTCTTGGTGCCGGTGCAAACCCGGAGATCGGGGAAAAAGCAGCCGTAGAAAGTTTCGAAGAGATCAAGCAAATGCTTGATTCCAATACCAAGATGGTATTTATCACTGCCGGAATGGGTGGTGGAACCGGAACAGGAGCTGCGCCGATCATTGCCAAACAGGCAAAGGAGCTGGATATTCTAACTGTAGGAATAGTGACTATTCCTTTCCAGTTTGAAGGAAGGAACAGGAATGAACAAGCTCAACTGGGAGTTGAAAGATTAAGGTCTCATGTAGATTCACTTATTGTTATAAATAACAATAAACTTAGAGAGGTCTATGGTAACCTTGGATTTAAAGCAGGATTCTCTAAAGCAGATGAAGTACTTGCAACTGCTTCCAGAGGTATTGCTGAAGTTATTACACATCACTATACTCAGAATATTGACTTGCGTGATGCGAAAACGGTTCTAAGCAATAGTGGTACTGCTATAATGGGGTCTGCTCATGCCTCAGGAGCCAGCAGGGCTACCGATGCCATAATGAAGGCTCTAGACTCTCCGTTGTTAAATGATAATAAGATTACCGGCGCTAAAAATGTTTTACTGCTTATTGTATCCGGTAATGAAGAGATCACTATTGATGAAATTGGAGAGATCAATGACCATATTCAACTTGAAGCCGGTCATAGTGCCAATATCATTATGGGGGTTGGTGAAGATGAGTCTCTGGAAGATGCCATAGCTGTTACGATCATCGCAACTGGTTTTGATGTGGAACAACAGAATGAGATCACAAATACTGAAACAAAAAAGATCATTCATACTTTGGAAGATGAACAAAGAGCTGAGCATGATCTTTCTCCAAAACAATCTGCACCTGTTTCTGAGCCAATTCAGAATAATGTTCAGGATTCAGCTGAACCAGAGATGAAGCAAGAGACTCAGGAAAAAGAGTCTAAAATAGTTCATACTCTGGATGACTCTGTAGAGGAAGTGGATGAAGTAGGACGGGTTCACTCAAAGGAAGATGATAATTTAAAGACTCCGGATTTCGCAAGAAAAATGGATGTGGTGTATGATGAGATCGATCCGGACGAATTTATTATAAACGATACCAGCGAGGAAGCAAAAGGTATTGAGGTTAATGAGCCCGAAGAAGTAAAGACCGAAAGTGAAGATCAATTCATGTTTACTTTTGATATTCCTTTAAACAAGCAGGAAGAAAAAGAGCCTTCAGAAACTCCTCAGTCTAAAGAAGTGAAGAAACATAGTCTTTACGAAGAAGAGGAAAAGGAAGCAAGGAACATTAAAGTGAATGAGCCGGTAGAAATTATTCCGGTAACTGAAAGTTCTGCACAGGGAATTAAGCGCTATAGCCTTGATGATTATATGGAGATGGAGCAACGTCTTGAAAACTCTAAGGCACCACAAAAGAAACAGGAAGAAAGGGACGAGACCATAGAGCTTAAAAAGAAGACGGTAGAGCCTAAACCTGAAGTGGAAAGAAATACGGATGACAATAATCCTTTTGACAATCCTATTTCTTCAGAAGTTGTTCGTCAAAGAACGGCAGAGCGTAAGGCTAAAATGAAAGAATTCAATTATAAATTCCGTACCGGTTCATCTCAGATCGATGAGATCGAGAAACAACCGGCGTATAAAAGAGCAGGAATTGAATTGGATAACAGTAAGCCGGGTGAAGGAAAACTATCAAGAACAAGCATAGAACAGGATGAGAATAACGATCTTCATTTTAGAAGAAATAATTCTTTCCTTCATGATAATGTGGATTAG
- a CDS encoding helicase HerA-like domain-containing protein, whose product MSKKESFVKHIAEGYKPKGDYIYLGAGMYEGEVFSEAAVKIPLKTMNRHGLIAGATGTGKSKTLQIISENLSEKGVPVLLMDVKGDLSGIAQPAEGADFIDERHKLLNFPFTPKKSPVEILTLSDQDGIRLRATVSEFGPVLLSRILNLTSTQTGILAIIFKYCDDHKLPLLDLKDLKKIVQYSTQEGKDDIQKDYGRISPASTGAILRKIVSLEQQGGDKFFGERSFDVADLLRKTKDGLGIVNILRLTDIQDKPSLFSTFMLSLLAEIYTTFPEKGDSDKPELVMFIDEAHLIFDQASEALLNQIESIIKLIRSKGVGIYFVTQNPADVPEEVLGQLGLKIQHALRAFTAKDRKAIKLAAENYPISEFYDTKNMLTSLGIGEALVSALDEKGRPSPLAATMLRAPMSRMDILSDLELEELIENSDLVEKYNEELDRESAYEILNKKIEEAEQEEAQEKAKSERKVVSKTTSRKKKSSTEGAIIKVLTSATFVRGVLGILNKFLK is encoded by the coding sequence ATGAGTAAAAAGGAAAGTTTCGTAAAACATATAGCTGAAGGCTATAAGCCCAAGGGTGATTATATCTATCTGGGAGCCGGAATGTACGAAGGCGAAGTCTTCTCTGAAGCCGCTGTAAAGATCCCTCTGAAGACCATGAATCGTCACGGACTTATCGCCGGCGCGACCGGCACCGGAAAGTCCAAGACACTTCAGATCATATCGGAGAACCTTTCAGAAAAAGGGGTACCCGTTCTTCTAATGGATGTAAAAGGAGATCTAAGTGGAATAGCGCAGCCGGCCGAGGGTGCAGACTTTATTGATGAGCGCCACAAATTATTGAACTTCCCGTTTACTCCTAAAAAATCACCTGTAGAGATCCTTACTTTATCCGACCAGGACGGGATCAGACTCAGGGCAACGGTTAGTGAATTTGGACCAGTACTTTTGTCGCGAATTCTCAATTTAACCTCTACGCAAACCGGCATACTCGCGATCATTTTCAAATACTGTGATGATCATAAACTACCATTACTTGATCTAAAGGACCTTAAGAAGATCGTTCAATATTCAACCCAAGAAGGCAAGGATGATATTCAGAAAGATTATGGAAGAATTTCTCCGGCTTCTACAGGGGCAATTCTTAGAAAAATTGTATCCCTGGAGCAACAGGGCGGAGACAAATTCTTCGGAGAAAGATCCTTTGATGTTGCAGATCTATTGCGGAAAACAAAAGATGGATTGGGTATTGTAAATATTTTACGCTTAACAGATATACAGGATAAACCAAGTCTGTTCTCAACTTTCATGTTGAGCCTACTTGCTGAGATCTATACCACTTTCCCTGAAAAAGGTGATAGTGACAAACCTGAACTTGTGATGTTCATCGATGAAGCTCATTTGATCTTTGATCAGGCTTCAGAAGCTTTACTCAATCAGATTGAAAGTATCATCAAACTGATTCGGTCCAAGGGAGTGGGGATCTATTTTGTTACCCAGAATCCTGCCGATGTTCCTGAAGAAGTATTAGGGCAGCTAGGACTGAAAATACAACATGCCCTAAGAGCCTTTACAGCGAAAGACCGTAAAGCGATCAAATTGGCTGCAGAAAATTATCCGATTTCAGAATTTTACGATACCAAAAATATGCTTACATCGTTAGGTATTGGTGAAGCCCTTGTTTCGGCATTAGATGAAAAAGGACGTCCTTCCCCATTGGCTGCCACAATGTTAAGAGCACCAATGAGCAGAATGGATATTCTAAGCGACCTGGAACTGGAAGAACTTATAGAAAACTCTGATCTTGTAGAAAAATACAATGAGGAACTGGACAGAGAAAGTGCCTATGAGATCCTGAATAAAAAGATCGAAGAGGCAGAACAAGAAGAGGCTCAGGAAAAAGCCAAATCTGAACGCAAAGTAGTAAGCAAAACGACTTCGAGAAAGAAAAAATCGAGTACCGAAGGCGCTATAATAAAAGTATTGACAAGTGCTACCTTTGTTAGAGGTGTACTTGGTATATTGAACAAATTTTTAAAATAA
- a CDS encoding S66 peptidase family protein: MKRRNFVYQLGITGLSYPLLSFGTNADFPVFSNEKTIKPKALKKGDTIGIVSPAGAIFESEPYEIARESFEAMGLNVKFGKYTRSRYGHLAGTDHERAEELNEMFRDKNIHGIIALRGGSGSARILDKLDYKSISENPKVFVGYSDITALHLAIYRKTGLVTFHGPVAVSSWNQFSFDYFQRLLFEAESLTYTNPQIKGNLFTQTNNRIRTIQTGKATGELLGGNLSVLTSLMGTPYFPKNWKNKILYLEDIGEKIYAVDRMMSQLKLGGVLEEISGFVFGKCNACDPGGSGYGSLTMEEVMDHYIKPLGIPAFSGAMIGHIDENSTIPNGIKAEMNAEAGSIQLLDPAVN; encoded by the coding sequence ATGAAAAGAAGAAATTTCGTTTATCAATTAGGAATTACCGGCCTAAGCTACCCTTTGTTATCCTTTGGGACAAATGCTGATTTTCCTGTTTTCTCCAACGAAAAAACAATAAAACCAAAGGCTTTAAAGAAAGGTGACACTATTGGAATAGTGAGTCCTGCCGGAGCCATTTTTGAATCTGAACCTTATGAAATTGCAAGGGAAAGCTTTGAAGCTATGGGTTTGAACGTCAAATTTGGAAAATATACCAGGAGCCGTTACGGTCATCTTGCGGGAACCGATCATGAGAGAGCGGAAGAATTAAACGAAATGTTCCGCGATAAGAATATACATGGAATTATTGCCCTTCGTGGCGGATCCGGCTCTGCCCGAATACTCGACAAACTGGATTATAAAAGCATCTCAGAAAACCCAAAAGTCTTTGTAGGATACAGTGACATTACTGCATTACACCTTGCGATATATAGAAAAACGGGTCTTGTTACCTTTCATGGTCCGGTAGCTGTTTCCAGCTGGAATCAGTTTAGTTTCGATTACTTTCAAAGATTACTTTTTGAGGCCGAGAGCCTTACCTACACGAATCCGCAGATCAAAGGAAACCTGTTTACCCAAACCAATAACAGAATTAGAACTATTCAAACCGGCAAAGCGACTGGAGAATTGCTTGGGGGAAATCTATCTGTACTAACATCCCTTATGGGAACTCCATATTTTCCAAAAAATTGGAAAAACAAAATTTTATACCTTGAAGATATCGGAGAAAAGATCTATGCCGTAGACCGGATGATGTCTCAATTAAAATTAGGCGGTGTTCTGGAGGAAATATCCGGCTTTGTTTTTGGAAAATGCAATGCCTGTGATCCGGGAGGCAGTGGATATGGATCTCTAACTATGGAAGAGGTCATGGATCACTATATCAAACCTTTAGGAATTCCTGCATTTTCGGGAGCAATGATTGGACATATAGATGAAAACAGCACTATCCCAAATGGTATTAAAGCCGAAATGAACGCAGAAGCAGGCAGCATTCAGCTTCTTGATCCCGCAGTAAATTAA